The following DNA comes from Microbacterium terregens.
AGGACGGCAAGGTCACGGTGCCGCACGAGGACTTCATCGCGAAGCTCAACGCGGTCCGGTACGCGTTCCTCGAACTCGGGATCGACAACGGCATCATCGTCGCCCGCACCGACTCGCTCGGCGCCGGGCTCACGCAGAAGCTCGCCGTCACGAACGAGCCCGGCGACCTGGGCGACCAGTACAACGCGTTCCTCGATGTCGACGAGATCTCGGAGGCGGACCTGGGCAACGGCGACGTCGTCATCAAACGCAACGGCAAGCTGCTGCGCCCGAAGCGTCTGGCCAGCAATCTGTACCGGTTCCGGGCCGGCACCGGCGAAGCCCGTTGCGTGCTCGACTGCATCACCGCGCTGCGCAACGGCGCCGACCTGCTGTGGATCGAGACCGAGAAGCCGCACGTGGAACAGATCGCCGGCATGGTCGACGAGATCCGCAAGGAGATCCCGAACGCGAAGCTCGTCTACAACAACAGCCCGTCGTTCAACTGGACGCTCAGCTTCCGTCAGCAGGCGTACGACCTGCTCGTGCAGGAGGGCGCTGATGTGTCGGCATACGACCGCGCCGAGCTCATGAACGTCGACTACGACGGCACCGAGCTCGCGCAGCTGGCCGACGACAAGATCCGCTCGTTCCAGAAGGACGGCGCGGCCCGCGCCGGGATCTTCCACCACCTCATCACGCTGCCGACCTATCACACGGCCGCCCTGTCGACCGATGATCTGGCCAAGGGCTACTTCGGCGACGAGGGCATGCTCGCCTATGTGAGCGGCGTCCAGCGTCGCGAGATCCGCGAGGGCATCGCCACGGTCAAGCACCAGAACATGGCCGGCAGCGACATCGGCGACAACCACAAGGAGTACTTCGCCGGCGATGCGGCGCTCAAGGCCGGCGGCACGCACAACACGATGAACCAGTTCACCTGAGTTCCATCCGCCGGCCTCCGATGACCCTCTGCTCGCCTGTCACAACACGCCGGTCCGCGGCGCGTCTTGTGACAGGCGAGCGGATGCCGAGTGCCGGCCGCCGCGGAGCCTGATGGCTACGGGTCCTGCGTCCGATCGGCGTGCGCCGCGACCCTGGTGACCAGCGCGGTGAAGAACGCCAGCTCGTCGGTGTTGAGCACGCTCAGTATCTCTCTGATGTCGCGCTCCGCGCTCGGGGCGAGCTCGTCGAAGAGCGTGCGACCCTGTGGAGTCGCCGTCAGCAGATTGCGTCGGGAGTCCTGCGTGTCGCGTTCACCGGTGACGCGCCCCGCCGCGCGCAGCAACTGCACCGCGCGACTGACGTTCATGGCGGTCAGTCCCGTTCTCGAGCAGATCTCGGTCGCCGTGATCCCCGGCGCGGCCACGATCTGGACGAGCGCGCGCCACTCCGCGAGCGATATCGCGTGCTTCTCGGAGTGAAGGCGCAGGAACGGCCGGGTCATCAGCTGGCTCAGCCGGTTGAGCTCTCCGGCCAGCTGCAGTTCAGCCGTCATGCGCACGGGTTGGCCCGCAACCTGTTCACCCATGGTCCCCCGCCGAAACTCCCGTGCCCCGTTCGCGGCCCGGCACGCCGGCTACCGACCTGCCGGGCGCGCGAATCCCATTCGCTCGCGAAGGGTATCGCCGGTGTAGTCCGTCTGGAAGTACCCCCGCTCCTGCAGGAGCGGCACGAGCAGCTCCAGCATCCGATTCATGCCGTCGGGGATGGAAGGCGGGTCGAGGTTGAACCCGTCGCACACGCCTCGATCGAACCAGTCGATCATGTCCCGCGCCACGTCCTCGGCCGAGCCGATGAGGATCCGGTGCCCGCCCGCGCGCGCGAAAGCCACGATCATCTGACGAACGGTCAGTCCTTCCTCCAGCGCCATCCGGCGGAAACTGTGCCACCGCGAGCTGTTCTGGGGGCCCTCGACGAAGCGCTCCGCCGGGATCGACTCCTCGAGGTCGAGGTCGTCGATGCTGATCCCCGCGGCGAACGAGAGACGCCGGCGCCCGGCGACCAGATCGATGAACGACTCCAGCTCCTGCGACAGCTCCTCCGCCTCGCGCGCTGTCCTGCCCACGATCGGAACAACCCCCGGCAGGATCTTGATGCTGCCCGGATCGCGCCCGCTCGTCACGGCCTGCGCACGAACGCGGTCCGAGAACACGCGCATGGACTCCAGATCGGGCTGCGCGGTGTAGATCGCATCCGCCACCGAGGCCCCGAGCTGCAGCCCGGCCGGTGACTGACCGGCCTGGAAGAGCACCGGATGCCCCTGCGGAGACCGGGGCATGTTCAGCGCCCCTTTCACGCTGAAGTGCTCACCCTCGTAGTCGATGTCGCGGATCTTGCTGATGTCCGCCCACTGACCGGACACGCGGTCGTTCAGGACGGCGTCATCCGACCAGCTGTCCCAGAGCTTCAGCGCCACGTCCACGAACTCCTGTGCACGCCGATACCGGGCCTCGGGCGAGGGCATCTCGGACTGCCCGAAATTCTGGTACCCGCCGAAGAGCGAGGTGACGATGTTCCATCCCACCCGGCCCCCGCTGAGGCGATCGAGACCGGTGAGCTGACGCGCGACGTTGTACGGCTCCGAGAACGTCGTCGACACCGATCCCACCAGGCCGATCTTGTCGGTCGCTCCGATCAGCGCGCCCATCGACGAGATCGGTTCGTAAAGGCCCGTGTTGCGGATGTTGTTGTCGCGGATCGTGCCGACGTCCACGCCGTCACCGAAGAACACGGCGTGGAGCTTGGCGCGCTCCGCCGCGGTGGCCATGTCGGCGATCAGCGACAGTTCGCCGATCTCCTCGGACCGGCTCCGCGGATCGCGCCAGCTGTCCATCTGAAAGCCGGAGGACAGCATGAACATGGTCAGAACCATCTGGCCGCGTGGTGTCGACACGGTGGACCCCTTTCGTACGGCGGAAGTCCGCGCGCTTCGTTGAGACAGTAACATCCGTTTCCTTTTCACGAACGGTGCGCGATCGAGTGCGTGCCCGCGAATGCCGCGTTTTTCGTCGTTTTTCGCGCGAATCGATATCGAAGACGACGAGAGGCCGCGGGCATTATTGCCTCTGTTTCGTTATTTGTTTTCCGGCTTCGCCGTCGCATCCCCCTGACGGCCCGAACCCGCGCGCCGAAACAGTTTCCGCACTGTGGAAGCGCTCGTCAGGCGGGCCTCGAGGGGGTGCGAGCATCAGACGTCTGCGGCGCGAAGTCGAGCCGCAGAGCATTTCGAAGGAGAAATCGACCGATGCTGCTCTTGCCCCCACGACAGCGATTCACGAACGGAGCACACCGCTGATGGCGTTCCTGAAACATCTCGGCAAGATCCTCTTCTCGTCGCTCATCCTGCTGGTCGTCGTCATCACGATCCTGTTCCTCCTGCTGGAGATCGCCCCGGGCGACCCGATCCAGACGCTCGTCGGCGATGTGCCGATCTCGGAGGCGCTGCGTCAGCAGATCTACGCCACCTTCGGCCTCGACAAGCCCCTGTGGGAGCGCTACTTCATCTACATGGGCAACGTGCTCACCGGAAATCTCGGCGTCTCGTTCGGCACCGAGGTACCGGTCACCCAGTTGATCGGCGAGCGCATCGGCAACACGCTGGCCCTGGCCATCCCGTCGTTCATCCTCTCGACGATCGGCGCGGTCATCATCGGCGCCATCGCCGCCAAGACCCGCAAGCGGTGGCTCGACAGCCTGCTCTCGGGCAGCTCGGTCGCGCTCTTCTCGCTGCCGAACTTCTGGCTCGGCCTCATGCTCATCATCGTCTTCTCGGTCACGCTCGGGTGGCTGCCCGTGCAGGGCAAGGCGCCGTACGGCGTCGAGGGCATCGAGATCCAGTACATGATCCTGCCGCTGATCACGATGGCCACCGCTGAACTCGCCTTCAAGGCCCGCATCATGCGCGCATCGATGATCGAGTCGCTGGGTCAGGACTTCATGGACACGGCGCGCTCCAAAGGCCTCAGCGAGCGTCAGGCGCTGTGGCGCCACGCCCTGCCCAACGCGCTCCTGCCGATGGTGACTGTCGCCGGACTCAGCCTCGCTCACATCCTCGCCGGCTCGGTGCTGGTGGAGAAGGTCTTCGGGTGGCCGGGCATGGGCCTGCTCTTCATCGGCGCGATCGAACGGCAGGACACCTTCCTGGTACTCGGGATCGTCATCGTGCTGACCATCACCATCCTCATCGTGAACATCGTGACCGATGTGGTCTACGGCCTCGTCGATCCGCGACTCCGCAGTCAAGTCAAGCGTCCCGTCAGGAGCGAATCGTGAGCGTCCAGCAGCAGTCCCGACAGGCAGCAGACCCGACGCCGGCGCCACCGGCACGCGCGGCCCGGCGTCCGCGCAACCCGGACTCCGTGCTGCGGATGTACTTCCGCAAGCCGATCGTGCGGATCTTCATGCCGATCCTGCTGTTCATGATCGTCGCGTCGCTGATCGGCCCGCTGCTGACCGGGAACCCGTTCGCCACGAACAATCCGCCCTTCATCCCGCCCGATGCCGAGTTCCCGCTCGGCACCGACAACCTGGGCCGCGACTATCTGGCACGCGTGCTCATGGGCGGTCAGGTCTCGCTGCTGGTGGGTTTCAGCGTCGCGCTCCTGTGTCTGACCCTCGCGCTGGTCGTGGGCGGCATCGCCGGCTTCTACGGCGGCTTCATGGACACGATCCTGGTGAAGATCTCCGAGTTCTTCCAGGTGATCCCCGGCATCATCCTCGCCCTGGTGGCCGCATCGATCCTCGGGACCAACGTCGCCATCATCGTGGTGATCCTGGCCCTGACGATGTGGCCCGGCGTGGCCCGCATCGTGCGGGCCGAAGCGATGCGCATCTCCCAACTGGGCTATGTCGAATCCCAGCGTGCCGCGGGCTTCTCGAGCCTGCGCATCCTGTGGTCCGATGTCCTGCCCAACGCGATGCCTCCCGTGCTGGTGGCGACGACCATGACCGTGGCCCGCGCGATCCTCGCCGAGTCCGGGCTGTCCTTCCTCGGCATCGGCGACGCGAACCGGCCGAGCTGGGGGGCGCTGCTGAACCAGGCGCAGCCGTACATCTCCACGGCATGGTGGCTGGCGTTCTTCCCCGGCCTGTGCATCTTCCTCGTCGTCCTGGCCATCAATCTCCTCGGCGACGCCCTCAACGACGCACTCAACCCGTCGATCGGAAGGGTGAAATGACCACCGCCATCGGAAACATCGACATCCAGCAGGAGGAACGGAAGGATGCCGCACCCCGGGCGTCCGATTCATCCGCCTTCCTGACCGTCACCGACCTGGAGGTGCACCTGCCGACCGGACCCCGCAAGGAGATCCGAGCGGTGCACTCGGTCAGCCTCGAAGTCCATCGCGGCGAGCGCGTCGGCATCGTCGGCGAGTCCGGGTCAGGCAAGTCCGTCACCGGCCGCGCCATCGCCGGCCTGCTGCCGACGAACCCGCGCGTGCGGGTCGCCGGGTCTATCCGCTTCGACGGCCGCGAGATGGTCGGCGCACCCGCGCGGGCCTGGGACGAGATCCGCTCGCGCTCCGTGGGCATGATCTTCCAGGACCCGCTGACGTTCCTGAATCCGGTCATGAAGGTAGGTGCGCAGGTGCGGGAGGCGGTCGATCCGGCTTCGCGCTCCGGCCGCGACGCGTCCGGAGACCCCGAGGCCATCCGGTTCCTGCAGCTTGCGGGGCTGGCCGATGCGGCAGAGCTCGCCCGCCGCTTTCCGCACGAACTCAGTGGCGGCCAGCGGCAACGTGTGCTGATCGCGATCGCGATCGCCAAGCAACCGGACCTCATCCTCGCCGATGAGCCGACGACGGCGCTGGATGCCACGGTGCAGCGCAAGGTGCTGCGCACGCTCGACGAGACGGTCGCCAAGCTGGGCACCTCGCTCATCCTCATCTCGCACGACCTGGCGGTCGTGGCCAGCATGACCGACACGATCTATGTCATGTACGCCGGTCGCGTCGTCGAATCGGGTCCGACCCGCCGCGTCCTGGAGTCCCCGCAGCACCTGTACACGCAGGCGCTGCTGCGCAGTGTCCGCAGCCTCACCGACGAAGGCGTGGACCTGTGGTCGATCCCGCCGGAGATGCGCCGCGAGATCGACGAACTCGTCCAGAGCGGAGCAACCTCATGATCGAAGTCACCAACGCGTCGAAGGTGTTCCGGTCGCGCCGCGGCGGAGCACCGGTCAATGCCGTCGTCGACGCCAACCTGACCGCTCAGCGCGGCGAGTTCGTCGCCATCGTCGGCGAGAGCGGATCCGGCAAGAGCACGCTGGCGCGGATGCTGCTGGGCCTGATCCCGGCGACGTCCGGCAGCATCACCATCAACGGGATCAACGTCGACCAGATGAACGCCGCACAGCGCAAGGACTACCGCCGGACAGTCCAGGCCGTGCTCCAGGATCCATCGGGATCGCTCAACCCCCGCAAGACCGTCGGACGCACGATCGGCGAGATCGTCCGTCTGCACTCGATCGCCCGCGGCCGCGACGAGGTGCACGCGAAGGTGCTCGAGGCCCTCGAACTGGTGGGCCTCTCCCCCGCAGAGCCCTTCATCCACCGATTCCCCCAGGAGCTCAGCGGCGGACAGCGGCAGCGCGTGCTCATCGCCCGCGCGATCGTGCTGAACCCGCAGATCATCGTCGCGGACGAGGCGGTCTCCGCCCTCGACGCGTCGGTCAAGGCCGGGGTCCTCCGGCTGATGAACGGCCTCACCGAGCGGCTCGGCGTCGGCTACGTCTTCATCACCCACGACCTGCCGGTGGTCAAGAAGGTCGCCGACCGCGTCTACGTGATGAAGGACGGCGCGATCGTCGAGTCCGGTCCCACCCGGCAGATCTTCGATGACCCGCAACACCCCTACACGCAGAGTCTGCTGGCCTCCGAGCTCGTCTTGGAGTCCGTCCTCTGACCGGACATCCGATCGGTCATTCCTGAAAAACCACCGCGTCCGGCGCGATCAGCGCCCGAAGCTACAGAGAGGTAGTCCCATGAAGACCAAGCGCACGACCCGATTCGCCGCAATCGCGGCGCTCGCGTCCGCCGCCCTGCTGGTCGCCGGCTGTTCGTCCAGCGCAGCGCCGACCGAATCAGCGAAGCCCGCGACCCCGAGCGTCTACATCGACGCGATCGTAGCCGACCCGATCAGCTTCAACCCGCAGATCACGAACTCGCCCGTCACGCTGGCGTTCGGTGTCGCCGTGTTCGACCCGCTGGTCTACATCGACGACGAGTCCGAGATCCACCCGATGCTCGCGAAGTCGTGGAAGTTCAGCGACGACAAGCGGACCCTGACCTTCGAGCTCGAAGAGGGCGTCACCTGGCACGACGGCGAGCCCTTCACCTCCGAGGATGTGAAGTTCAACTTCGACGAGATCATGGCTTTCCAGACGTACGGCGCCTCGCTGGTCAAGTCCATCGACTCCGTCGAGGCCCCGGACGACACCACCGTCGTGCTGAAGCTCAACTCCGAGTTCGGACCGTTCCTCGAGACCCTCTCCCAGCAGGTGATCATCCCGAAGCACCTCTACGAGGGCACGGACTACGTGACCAACCCCGCCAACATGGCGCCGATCGGCACCGGTCCGATGAAGTTCGAGTCGTTCTCATCGGGCGCCGAGGTCATCCTGGTCAAGAACGAGGACTACTGGCGCGGCGACGTCAAGGTCGACAAGGCGATCTACCCGGTCATGGCCGACACCAACACGCGCGCGCTGGCACTGATCTCGGGTGAGCTCGACAAGGCCACCATCGACGCGTCCCAGCTCGACCAGATCGAGGGCAAGCCCGAGCTGGCGCACCTCGAGGAGGGTTACTTCGCCCAGGCGGTCGTCGTGGAGATGAACACCAAGAACGAGTACCTGGCAGACCCTGCCGTGCGCGCGCTGGTCTTCTCGGCACTGGACCGCCAGGCGTTCGCGGACGTGGCCATCGCCGGCTACGGCGAGCCCGCCGACGGCTTCTTCCCGAGCACCATGGCGTGGGCCAAGGACGAGAGCATCGACTTCGACAAGGACTTCCCGCACGACGTGAAGGCGATCAACAAGGGCCTCGACAAGGCCGGGTTCCCCGTCGGCGCCGATGGCGTCCGCTTCACCCTGAACGTGAAGTTCATCCAGGAGCTGACGGACACGGTTGCGATGGCGTCCCAGGCGAAGTCGATGCTGGCGGATGTCGGAATCGGCGTCAACCTCGAAGCAGTCACGTCGGCGATCTTCACCGACCAGATCTACGTGCAGAACAACTTCGATCTGGCCTTCCTGCGCACCACGGTCTCGGCCGACCCCGGTCTGGGCATCTCCCGCTGGTATGCCTGCAACCCGGACCACATGTCGGCGCGCAACCCGTCGGGGATCTGCGACGCCGAGATCGACGCGGCCGTCGCCGGAGCGAACTCGACCACGGCTCGCGAAGAGCGTGGCGAGTACTTCCGCGACATGCAGCAGCGTGCGAAGGACCTGATCTTCTTCGCCCCGCTGGTGTGGACCAACGCCGGGTTCCCCACGGTCAACACGACCCGCTGGGACGGTCTGACCGAGCTCGCTGAGGGGACCCCTAGCGGCAACCTCAACTGGCTCACCATGAAGTGGAAGGGCTGATCCTCGGGGTTTGACTCCTGACGGACGCACTGCGTGCTGGGGTTCCGCGTCGCGGAATCCCAGCACGCAGCAGCACGGCAGCCGCGCGATAGTCGTAATGCTTGGACAGAAAGGTTTTCACAATGACCGCTGAGATCATCGACCCGACACAGCACTTCCACGCGAGCAGCGCGGTGACGCCGACGGATGCCGCGCGTCCCGAGACCCTCGCCGGGCTTCGCATCGGCCTGCTCGGCAACACCAAACGCAATGCCGACAGCATCCTGGACGCGATCGGCAGCAGGCTCGCCGATCGTCACACCGAGGTCGCACTCATCCCCCGCACCAAGACCCAATTCGCCATGCCGCTGCCGGTCGAACTCGTCGAAGAGCTCATCCGGGACTGCGACGTGGTCGTCATCGGCGTCGGTGACTGCGGATCCTGCAGCGCGTCGGCGGTTGCGGACGCCATCACACTCGAGAACGTCGGCCTCCCCACCGCCGTGATCTGCACCGACGCCTTCGTCCAGCCCTCCTCCGCGATGGCGGGACTCAAAGGCGCCCCGGACTTCCCCTACCTCCTGACGGCCCACCCGATCGCGAACCTCACCGCCGAAGGCATCGAGGAGCGCGGCGAGCAGCTGGCGACGCAGGTCGAGGCCCGCTTGGTCGGCTCGGCACGGGCCGTGGCTGCAGCGTGAGCGAACACATCGCCGTGACCCTCGATCCCGACGTCGCAACCGGTGTGGCCGAGGAGATCTACGGACGCGGCTGGACCGACGGTCTTCCGGCGCTGCCGGCGACGGAGGAATCGGTGCAGCGCTTCCTCGCGACGACGCAGCGCGCCGAAGACGAGGTGGCGGCCCACCACCCCCAGCTCGAACGCCACGTGACCGTCCGCGACGTCGCCGTCAGCGCCGTCATGGCGGGGTGCCTCCCCGAGTACTTCCCCGTCGTCCTCGCCGCGTGGGACGCCCTCTCCGCCGAACGCGCCGCCCTCGGCGGTGGTTGGCAGTCCACGAGCGGCCCCGGCCCGCTCATCATCGTCAACGGCCCGATCCGGCATCAGCTGGGCATCAATTCCGAAGGCGGCGTCCTCGGCCCCGGCTTCCGTGCGAACGCGACGATCCCCCGCGCGATCGGCCTCACCGTCCGCAACGGTTTCGGCATCCGTCCGCGCGAGTTGGAGCAGGCCACCGTCGGCACCGTCGGACGCTGGCAGCTGTGCATCGGCGAGAACGAGGAAGCGAGCCCGTGGGAGCCGCTCTCGGAGGAAGCCGGGGTGGAGCCGGGCGTCAGCGCCGTGGCCGCAACCCTCGTGCGCACCTTCGAGGTCGTCGACAACCGCAGCTTCACCTCCGCCGAAGAGGTCCTGGCGGACTTCGTCGACACCATTCAGCGCTCCGGCGCCCTCATCGGGCGCCACAGCCCGACCGGCATCCTGCTCAACCCGGCGCATGCGCAGCTGTTCGCCGGCGCCGGCATGAGCAAGCAGGACGTCCGTGAGTGGATCGTGGCCCGCGCCGGCCGCACCGAGGCCGAACTGCAGGCGGTCGGCAAGGGACTCAGCCATCTCCCTGGCGGACCGTTCGCTGCCGACCACCGCCACCCGACCTTGGCGGACGCGAAGCCCGCCACCCTTCCGATCATCGTGGCCGGCACGTCGAACGCGGCGATGTCGATGGTGTTCCGCGTTCTCGGCCTCTGGTCGGGCCGCTCGTTCCCCGTACGCTGATCCCCCTCCTCCCCCCTGGCAGAAAGGCCTGAACCCATGACCGACACCACCGCTGAGAAGTGGCCCGTCCCCGTTACCGATCCCCTGGCCGCCGCCGCGGAGCCTTGGCTCACCGGCAAGGTCGCACTCGTTGTCGGTGGCGGGCTGAGCGGCCCCGAGGGCGGCATCGGCTTCGCCATCGCCTGGCTGTGCGCGCAGAACGGCGCTGTCGTCGCGGTTCTGGACCGCGACGCTGCCGCCGGAGCCCGCACCGTCGATGCGATCCGCGAGGCCGGCGGGCAGGCGGAGCACTTCTCGGTCGACGTCACCGACGACGATTCCGTCGAGCAGGCCATCAGCGCCGCGGCGGCGCGGTTCGGATCCTTCGATGTCGTCGCCGACACGATCGGCGGCACCGGCGTGCAGCCGATGTTCGACGCCACGCTGGAGCAGTTCGAACAGGCCATGAAGCTCAACTTCACCGCCGTCTGGTACGTCCTGCGCCACGCGCAGAAGCACATGGACCGGGGCTCCGCGATCGTCACGATCTCCTCCTCGGCCGCCGAGGGACGCGGACCGGGTATGCCGTACTCCTTCGGCAAGTCCGCGCTGGAGAAGCTGACCACCGGAGCTGCCGGCAGCCTCGCACCCCGCGGCATCCGGGTCAACTGCGTCCGGGTCGGCATGATCTGGGGCGCGTTCGCTGCTCGCGGTATGAGCGAAGAACAGCGCGCCGTCCGGGCGGACAACGTCATCCTCCGCACCGAGGGCAACAACTGGGACATCGCTCGCGCGGCGTTCTACTTCCTCACCGATCAGGCCCGCTGGGTCACGGGGCAGACGCTCGCGGTCGACGGCGGCGGATTCCGCATGGCACCGTCAGGGGCAGCGGGCTCGAACCTCAAGTA
Coding sequences within:
- a CDS encoding ABC transporter permease, giving the protein MSVQQQSRQAADPTPAPPARAARRPRNPDSVLRMYFRKPIVRIFMPILLFMIVASLIGPLLTGNPFATNNPPFIPPDAEFPLGTDNLGRDYLARVLMGGQVSLLVGFSVALLCLTLALVVGGIAGFYGGFMDTILVKISEFFQVIPGIILALVAASILGTNVAIIVVILALTMWPGVARIVRAEAMRISQLGYVESQRAAGFSSLRILWSDVLPNAMPPVLVATTMTVARAILAESGLSFLGIGDANRPSWGALLNQAQPYISTAWWLAFFPGLCIFLVVLAINLLGDALNDALNPSIGRVK
- a CDS encoding NtaA/DmoA family FMN-dependent monooxygenase (This protein belongs to a clade of FMN-dependent monooxygenases, within a broader family of flavin-dependent oxidoreductases, the luciferase-like monooxygenase (LMM) family, some of whose members use coenzyme F420 rather than FMN.), whose product is MSTPRGQMVLTMFMLSSGFQMDSWRDPRSRSEEIGELSLIADMATAAERAKLHAVFFGDGVDVGTIRDNNIRNTGLYEPISSMGALIGATDKIGLVGSVSTTFSEPYNVARQLTGLDRLSGGRVGWNIVTSLFGGYQNFGQSEMPSPEARYRRAQEFVDVALKLWDSWSDDAVLNDRVSGQWADISKIRDIDYEGEHFSVKGALNMPRSPQGHPVLFQAGQSPAGLQLGASVADAIYTAQPDLESMRVFSDRVRAQAVTSGRDPGSIKILPGVVPIVGRTAREAEELSQELESFIDLVAGRRRLSFAAGISIDDLDLEESIPAERFVEGPQNSSRWHSFRRMALEEGLTVRQMIVAFARAGGHRILIGSAEDVARDMIDWFDRGVCDGFNLDPPSIPDGMNRMLELLVPLLQERGYFQTDYTGDTLRERMGFARPAGR
- a CDS encoding isocitrate lyase; this translates as MTQYQDDMDAIRALKEQYGSSWNAIDRESVARMRTQNRFRTGLEIAQYTADIMRRDMAEYDADSSVYTQSLGVWHGFIGQQKLISIKKHLKTTSKRYLYLSGWMVAALRSEFGPLPDQSMHEKTAVPALIEELYTFLRQADARELDLLFTQLDEARTAGDETAVEFIQSQIDNYETHVVPIIADIDAGFGNPEATYLLAKKMIEAGACAIQIENQVSDEKQCGHQDGKVTVPHEDFIAKLNAVRYAFLELGIDNGIIVARTDSLGAGLTQKLAVTNEPGDLGDQYNAFLDVDEISEADLGNGDVVIKRNGKLLRPKRLASNLYRFRAGTGEARCVLDCITALRNGADLLWIETEKPHVEQIAGMVDEIRKEIPNAKLVYNNSPSFNWTLSFRQQAYDLLVQEGADVSAYDRAELMNVDYDGTELAQLADDKIRSFQKDGAARAGIFHHLITLPTYHTAALSTDDLAKGYFGDEGMLAYVSGVQRREIREGIATVKHQNMAGSDIGDNHKEYFAGDAALKAGGTHNTMNQFT
- a CDS encoding MarR family winged helix-turn-helix transcriptional regulator, which encodes MTAELQLAGELNRLSQLMTRPFLRLHSEKHAISLAEWRALVQIVAAPGITATEICSRTGLTAMNVSRAVQLLRAAGRVTGERDTQDSRRNLLTATPQGRTLFDELAPSAERDIREILSVLNTDELAFFTALVTRVAAHADRTQDP
- a CDS encoding ABC transporter ATP-binding protein, which produces MIEVTNASKVFRSRRGGAPVNAVVDANLTAQRGEFVAIVGESGSGKSTLARMLLGLIPATSGSITINGINVDQMNAAQRKDYRRTVQAVLQDPSGSLNPRKTVGRTIGEIVRLHSIARGRDEVHAKVLEALELVGLSPAEPFIHRFPQELSGGQRQRVLIARAIVLNPQIIVADEAVSALDASVKAGVLRLMNGLTERLGVGYVFITHDLPVVKKVADRVYVMKDGAIVESGPTRQIFDDPQHPYTQSLLASELVLESVL
- a CDS encoding UGSC family (seleno)protein: MTAEIIDPTQHFHASSAVTPTDAARPETLAGLRIGLLGNTKRNADSILDAIGSRLADRHTEVALIPRTKTQFAMPLPVELVEELIRDCDVVVIGVGDCGSCSASAVADAITLENVGLPTAVICTDAFVQPSSAMAGLKGAPDFPYLLTAHPIANLTAEGIEERGEQLATQVEARLVGSARAVAAA
- a CDS encoding ABC transporter permease: MAFLKHLGKILFSSLILLVVVITILFLLLEIAPGDPIQTLVGDVPISEALRQQIYATFGLDKPLWERYFIYMGNVLTGNLGVSFGTEVPVTQLIGERIGNTLALAIPSFILSTIGAVIIGAIAAKTRKRWLDSLLSGSSVALFSLPNFWLGLMLIIVFSVTLGWLPVQGKAPYGVEGIEIQYMILPLITMATAELAFKARIMRASMIESLGQDFMDTARSKGLSERQALWRHALPNALLPMVTVAGLSLAHILAGSVLVEKVFGWPGMGLLFIGAIERQDTFLVLGIVIVLTITILIVNIVTDVVYGLVDPRLRSQVKRPVRSES
- a CDS encoding ABC transporter ATP-binding protein — encoded protein: MTTAIGNIDIQQEERKDAAPRASDSSAFLTVTDLEVHLPTGPRKEIRAVHSVSLEVHRGERVGIVGESGSGKSVTGRAIAGLLPTNPRVRVAGSIRFDGREMVGAPARAWDEIRSRSVGMIFQDPLTFLNPVMKVGAQVREAVDPASRSGRDASGDPEAIRFLQLAGLADAAELARRFPHELSGGQRQRVLIAIAIAKQPDLILADEPTTALDATVQRKVLRTLDETVAKLGTSLILISHDLAVVASMTDTIYVMYAGRVVESGPTRRVLESPQHLYTQALLRSVRSLTDEGVDLWSIPPEMRREIDELVQSGATS
- a CDS encoding ABC transporter substrate-binding protein, with the protein product MKTKRTTRFAAIAALASAALLVAGCSSSAAPTESAKPATPSVYIDAIVADPISFNPQITNSPVTLAFGVAVFDPLVYIDDESEIHPMLAKSWKFSDDKRTLTFELEEGVTWHDGEPFTSEDVKFNFDEIMAFQTYGASLVKSIDSVEAPDDTTVVLKLNSEFGPFLETLSQQVIIPKHLYEGTDYVTNPANMAPIGTGPMKFESFSSGAEVILVKNEDYWRGDVKVDKAIYPVMADTNTRALALISGELDKATIDASQLDQIEGKPELAHLEEGYFAQAVVVEMNTKNEYLADPAVRALVFSALDRQAFADVAIAGYGEPADGFFPSTMAWAKDESIDFDKDFPHDVKAINKGLDKAGFPVGADGVRFTLNVKFIQELTDTVAMASQAKSMLADVGIGVNLEAVTSAIFTDQIYVQNNFDLAFLRTTVSADPGLGISRWYACNPDHMSARNPSGICDAEIDAAVAGANSTTAREERGEYFRDMQQRAKDLIFFAPLVWTNAGFPTVNTTRWDGLTELAEGTPSGNLNWLTMKWKG
- a CDS encoding SDR family oxidoreductase, which produces MTDTTAEKWPVPVTDPLAAAAEPWLTGKVALVVGGGLSGPEGGIGFAIAWLCAQNGAVVAVLDRDAAAGARTVDAIREAGGQAEHFSVDVTDDDSVEQAISAAAARFGSFDVVADTIGGTGVQPMFDATLEQFEQAMKLNFTAVWYVLRHAQKHMDRGSAIVTISSSAAEGRGPGMPYSFGKSALEKLTTGAAGSLAPRGIRVNCVRVGMIWGAFAARGMSEEQRAVRADNVILRTEGNNWDIARAAFYFLTDQARWVTGQTLAVDGGGFRMAPSGAAGSNLK